A genomic segment from Sciurus carolinensis chromosome 1, mSciCar1.2, whole genome shotgun sequence encodes:
- the Cdcp2 gene encoding CUB domain-containing protein 2 isoform X1, with protein MLTELGSCLLLAVALLDPGPRAQAMKGVKCGGVLSAPSGNFSSPNFPSLYPYNTECSWLIVVAEGSSVLLTFHTFDLEYHDTCGFDFLEIYNGASGDKGNLLGRFCGRVPPPPFTSSWHVMAVVFHSDKHVASRGFSAGYQKDVCGGVLTGLSGVLTSPEYPNNYPNNAECHWVIRATGPTTIKLVFVDFQVEGSKECTYDYVAVLGGPGPVQGHHFCGGTRPPTLVSLGHELQVVFKSDFNIGGRGFKAHYFSGECQEVYMAVRGNFSSPQYPSSYPNNIRCHWTIRLPPGYRVKVFFLDLDLEEPNSLTRTCDFDHLAAFDGANEEAPLLGNWCGHHLPPPITSSHNQLLLLLHTDRSSTGRGFSVAYIGVVPMNVSCSRTDFQILISAQALAPLERTKVYLGSRNCAAQEVDNNFRIQARFDTCGTESQRRNNTSVIVSVLYIDFSVPGREDIHEYEVRCEPRRKEASVHLLSGSDWLGPYAATAEHLQEAPPRDEAEALEGPVTVVAQDTSDIVFLGLCILAGVLMVTAIVVLMLL; from the exons ATGCTGACAGAGCTGGGGTCCTGTCTGCTGCTGGCCGTGGCACTGCTAGACCCAGGCCCCAGGGCCCAGGCCATGAAAG GTGTCAAGTGTGGGGGTGTGCTCTCAGcaccttctggaaacttctccagCCCTAACTTCCCGAGTCTGTACCCCTACAACACGGAATGCAGCTGGCTGATTGTGGTGGCCGAGGGGTCCTCTGTGCTGCTCACTTTCCACACCTTTGACCTGGAATACCATGACACCTGTGGCTTTGACTTCCTGGAGATCTACAACGGAGCCTCTGGAGACAAGGGCAACCTACTGGGGAGGTTCTGTGGCCGGGTGCCCCCGCCACCCTTCACCTCCTCCTGGCATGTCATGGCTGTCGTCTTCCATTCAGACAAGCATGTGGCCAGCCGTGGCTTTTCTGCAGGCTATCAGAAAG ATGTGTGCGGTGGTGTCCTGACCGGCCTATCGGGGGTCCTCACCAGCCCTGAGTACCCCAACAACTACCCCAACAACGCTGAATGCCACTGGGTGATCCGGGCCACCGGGCCCACTACCATCAAGCTGGTGTTTGTGGACTTCCAGGTGGAGGGCAGCAAGGAGTGCACCTATGACTACGTGGCTGTGCTGGGGGGACCTGGGCCCGTCCAAGGGCACCATTTCTGTGGTGGCACCAGGCCCCCCACCCTTGTGTCACTGGGCCATGAGCTGCAGGTGGTCTTCAAGTCCGACTTTAACATTGGAGGCCGGGGCTTCAAGGCCCACTACTTCTCAG GAGAATGCCAAGAGGTATACATGGCTGTGCGGGGCAACTTCTCCAGCCCCCAGTACCCCAGTTCCTACCCCAACAATATCCGGTGCCACTGGACCATCCGCCTGCCTCCTGGCTACCGGGTCAAGGTGTTCTTCCTGGATCTGGACCTGGAGGAACCCAACAGCCTGACCAGGACCTGTGACTTCGACCATCTGGCAGCCTTTGATGGGGCCAATGAGGAGGCACCCCTTCTGGGAAATTGGTGTGGTCACCATCTGCCACCACCCATCACCTCAAGCCACAACCAGCTCCTGCTTCTGCTGCACACGGACCGCAGCAGCACCGGCAGGGGCTTCTCTGTGGCCTACATTGGAG TGGTGCCCATGAACGTGAGCTGCTCACGTACGGACTTCCAGATCCTGATCTCTGCGCAGGCGCTGGCCCCACTGGAGCGGACCAAGGTCTACCTGGGCAGCAGAAACTGTGCTGCCCAGGAGGTCGACAACAACTTTCGGATCCAGGCCCGCTTCGACACCTGTGGCACTGAGTCTCAG AGGAGAAACAACACCTCAGTGATCGTCAGTGTGCTGTACATCGACTTCTCGGTCCCTGGGCGGGAGGACATCCATGAGTACGAGGTCCGCTGTGAGCCGCGGCGCAAGGAGGCTTCTGTCCACCTGCTGTCTGGCTCCGACTGGCTTGGGCCTTATGCTGCCACTGCAGAGCACCTTCAGGAGGCACCCCCCAGGGATGAGGCGGAGGCTCTGGAGGGCCCAGTGACCGTGGTGGCCCAGGACACCAGTGACATCGTGTTCCTGGGCCTTTGCATCCTGGCTGGAGTCCTCATGGTTACTGCTATCGTGGTCCTGATGCTGCTGtga
- the Cdcp2 gene encoding CUB domain-containing protein 2 isoform X3: MLTELGSCLLLAVALLDPGPRAQAMKGVKCGGVLSAPSGNFSSPNFPSLYPYNTECSWLIVVAEGSSVLLTFHTFDLEYHDTCGFDFLEIYNGASGDKGNLLGRFCGRVPPPPFTSSWHVMAVVFHSDKHVASRGFSAGYQKDVCGGVLTGLSGVLTSPEYPNNYPNNAECHWVIRATGPTTIKLVFVDFQVEGSKECTYDYVAVLGGPGPVQGHHFCGGTRPPTLVSLGHELQVVFKSDFNIGGRGFKAHYFSGECQEVYMAVRGNFSSPQYPSSYPNNIRCHWTIRLPPGYRVKVFFLDLDLEEPNSLTRTCDFDHLAAFDGANEEAPLLGNWCGHHLPPPITSSHNQLLLLLHTDRSSTGRGFSVAYIGVVPMNVSCSRTDFQILISAQALAPLERTKVYLGSRNCAAQEVDNNFRIQARFDTCGTESQENRDSLCSIR, translated from the exons ATGCTGACAGAGCTGGGGTCCTGTCTGCTGCTGGCCGTGGCACTGCTAGACCCAGGCCCCAGGGCCCAGGCCATGAAAG GTGTCAAGTGTGGGGGTGTGCTCTCAGcaccttctggaaacttctccagCCCTAACTTCCCGAGTCTGTACCCCTACAACACGGAATGCAGCTGGCTGATTGTGGTGGCCGAGGGGTCCTCTGTGCTGCTCACTTTCCACACCTTTGACCTGGAATACCATGACACCTGTGGCTTTGACTTCCTGGAGATCTACAACGGAGCCTCTGGAGACAAGGGCAACCTACTGGGGAGGTTCTGTGGCCGGGTGCCCCCGCCACCCTTCACCTCCTCCTGGCATGTCATGGCTGTCGTCTTCCATTCAGACAAGCATGTGGCCAGCCGTGGCTTTTCTGCAGGCTATCAGAAAG ATGTGTGCGGTGGTGTCCTGACCGGCCTATCGGGGGTCCTCACCAGCCCTGAGTACCCCAACAACTACCCCAACAACGCTGAATGCCACTGGGTGATCCGGGCCACCGGGCCCACTACCATCAAGCTGGTGTTTGTGGACTTCCAGGTGGAGGGCAGCAAGGAGTGCACCTATGACTACGTGGCTGTGCTGGGGGGACCTGGGCCCGTCCAAGGGCACCATTTCTGTGGTGGCACCAGGCCCCCCACCCTTGTGTCACTGGGCCATGAGCTGCAGGTGGTCTTCAAGTCCGACTTTAACATTGGAGGCCGGGGCTTCAAGGCCCACTACTTCTCAG GAGAATGCCAAGAGGTATACATGGCTGTGCGGGGCAACTTCTCCAGCCCCCAGTACCCCAGTTCCTACCCCAACAATATCCGGTGCCACTGGACCATCCGCCTGCCTCCTGGCTACCGGGTCAAGGTGTTCTTCCTGGATCTGGACCTGGAGGAACCCAACAGCCTGACCAGGACCTGTGACTTCGACCATCTGGCAGCCTTTGATGGGGCCAATGAGGAGGCACCCCTTCTGGGAAATTGGTGTGGTCACCATCTGCCACCACCCATCACCTCAAGCCACAACCAGCTCCTGCTTCTGCTGCACACGGACCGCAGCAGCACCGGCAGGGGCTTCTCTGTGGCCTACATTGGAG TGGTGCCCATGAACGTGAGCTGCTCACGTACGGACTTCCAGATCCTGATCTCTGCGCAGGCGCTGGCCCCACTGGAGCGGACCAAGGTCTACCTGGGCAGCAGAAACTGTGCTGCCCAGGAGGTCGACAACAACTTTCGGATCCAGGCCCGCTTCGACACCTGTGGCACTGAGTCTCAG GAGAACAGGGACAGCCTGTGCTCCATCAGGTGA
- the Cdcp2 gene encoding CUB domain-containing protein 2 isoform X2 has product MLTELGSCLLLAVALLDPGPRAQAMKGVKCGGVLSAPSGNFSSPNFPSLYPYNTECSWLIVVAEGSSVLLTFHTFDLEYHDTCGFDFLEIYNGASGDKGNLLGRFCGRVPPPPFTSSWHVMAVVFHSDKHVASRGFSAGYQKDVCGGVLTGLSGVLTSPEYPNNYPNNAECHWVIRATGPTTIKLVFVDFQVEGSKECTYDYVAVLGGPGPVQGHHFCGGTRPPTLVSLGHELQVVFKSDFNIGGRGFKAHYFSGECQEVYMAVRGNFSSPQYPSSYPNNIRCHWTIRLPPGYRVKVFFLDLDLEEPNSLTRTCDFDHLAAFDGANEEAPLLGNWCGHHLPPPITSSHNQLLLLLHTDRSSTGRGFSVAYIGVVPMNVSCSRTDFQILISAQALAPLERTKVYLGSRNCAAQEVDNNFRIQARFDTCGTESQTAHAPSAPFLDGTPRLQVGREWVAELGPEPRSIFA; this is encoded by the exons ATGCTGACAGAGCTGGGGTCCTGTCTGCTGCTGGCCGTGGCACTGCTAGACCCAGGCCCCAGGGCCCAGGCCATGAAAG GTGTCAAGTGTGGGGGTGTGCTCTCAGcaccttctggaaacttctccagCCCTAACTTCCCGAGTCTGTACCCCTACAACACGGAATGCAGCTGGCTGATTGTGGTGGCCGAGGGGTCCTCTGTGCTGCTCACTTTCCACACCTTTGACCTGGAATACCATGACACCTGTGGCTTTGACTTCCTGGAGATCTACAACGGAGCCTCTGGAGACAAGGGCAACCTACTGGGGAGGTTCTGTGGCCGGGTGCCCCCGCCACCCTTCACCTCCTCCTGGCATGTCATGGCTGTCGTCTTCCATTCAGACAAGCATGTGGCCAGCCGTGGCTTTTCTGCAGGCTATCAGAAAG ATGTGTGCGGTGGTGTCCTGACCGGCCTATCGGGGGTCCTCACCAGCCCTGAGTACCCCAACAACTACCCCAACAACGCTGAATGCCACTGGGTGATCCGGGCCACCGGGCCCACTACCATCAAGCTGGTGTTTGTGGACTTCCAGGTGGAGGGCAGCAAGGAGTGCACCTATGACTACGTGGCTGTGCTGGGGGGACCTGGGCCCGTCCAAGGGCACCATTTCTGTGGTGGCACCAGGCCCCCCACCCTTGTGTCACTGGGCCATGAGCTGCAGGTGGTCTTCAAGTCCGACTTTAACATTGGAGGCCGGGGCTTCAAGGCCCACTACTTCTCAG GAGAATGCCAAGAGGTATACATGGCTGTGCGGGGCAACTTCTCCAGCCCCCAGTACCCCAGTTCCTACCCCAACAATATCCGGTGCCACTGGACCATCCGCCTGCCTCCTGGCTACCGGGTCAAGGTGTTCTTCCTGGATCTGGACCTGGAGGAACCCAACAGCCTGACCAGGACCTGTGACTTCGACCATCTGGCAGCCTTTGATGGGGCCAATGAGGAGGCACCCCTTCTGGGAAATTGGTGTGGTCACCATCTGCCACCACCCATCACCTCAAGCCACAACCAGCTCCTGCTTCTGCTGCACACGGACCGCAGCAGCACCGGCAGGGGCTTCTCTGTGGCCTACATTGGAG TGGTGCCCATGAACGTGAGCTGCTCACGTACGGACTTCCAGATCCTGATCTCTGCGCAGGCGCTGGCCCCACTGGAGCGGACCAAGGTCTACCTGGGCAGCAGAAACTGTGCTGCCCAGGAGGTCGACAACAACTTTCGGATCCAGGCCCGCTTCGACACCTGTGGCACTGAGTCTCAG ACAGCCCATGCTCCTAGTGCCCCTTTTCTGGACGGGACACCAAGACTCCAAGTGGGCAGGGAGTGGGTGGCTGAGCTAGGACCAGAACCCAGGTCTATATTTGCCTAG